From the Theropithecus gelada isolate Dixy chromosome 16, Tgel_1.0, whole genome shotgun sequence genome, the window ccGTTGGCCAAGAACTCTGAAATTTGACACTTGCTTCACCACCTGTCACTGCTTCCTTACAATCTCCCCCACTGCTGCAGCAGGCTGGGTAACTACAGGACCTTGCTCTGTGTGATCAGATTTGGTGATTCCATTTTACAAGAAAGGAAACTGCTTTAATGAAAGCAGGTTAAtaattaaaacttcaaaatgcTGCACAGCCGCAGAATTTTCCTGAAGGGAGAAAGTGGTCACTGGCCATATGATGCGGAGATGGTTTCATCTGAGGCCTGAGAACCAACAGATGGGCCTGCACCCTGGCCTGTGCAGCTGTGGGCAGATGTGTCCCCAGGGGCCTGCCCTCGCTCGTGGCCATGCAATACCCTAcaacagaaacattttcttttccaaggaTCTGCAGGGGCGGACATGATGCTCCAGGCTCAGAGTAGGAAGAAAAGGGGGTGACCTGGGGTTCCCAGCAAACAGGTCCACCTCATGCTCACTGCGTTCTTAGGGTGAGGCATAGTGCCCGACATATGGTAGGAGCTCCAGGGATATTTACTGAACAAAAGAAcataggaaagagaagaaaggaggtcAGATGGAAGAAAGGGCCTGGCCAGTTCCGCAGGCCTTGAGTCAATGCCTGAAGTGACCGACCTCACCATCAGACCGCAGCGTGGAGAGCCGTTCAGACCGCGGCCTCCGTGGGGCCTGGGAGTCCAGTGCCCACGTCCCTGCCCAGCCTGGGACCAGGCTCCCTGTCCAGGCCTCCAACCCAGGCACAGttccaaaaagaacaaaacaaaacaaagctggtTTTTATAAAAGCTGAGTCCTGATGGCCTTGCTCAGCGTCTCCGTTTTGAGTTAAATGAACTCGATGCCTTCGTATTTCACGCTTCCGATCTTGGTCTCCGGCAGGAGGAAGCGCCCGTCCAGCGTGAAGGCCATGATGTAGGTGGCCACTCTGCCGCTGTCCTCCTCGGACTTGAGGGCCACAATGATCTGGTCATCAGTGTTGGGGATGAACTTGAAGGACGAAAAGCCGTGAGTGGGGACCACTGCCCCCACGTGGCTCACAGCGATGTCGCCAAAGTCGGGGGAGGAGCTCAGCAGCAGGTTGGCGCCCTTACGCTCGTCGTCCTTCTCGCTGTAGCGCTCCTGGCTGGCACGGCGCGGCAGGAAGAACCAGCGCTGCAGCGTGTCACTCCAGCAGGCAGACTCATGGATGAGGTAGCCTGGGAACCGGGTGACTGTGGGTCAGACACACATGCGGCCTGGCGTGCCCAGCCCCACGCCACCAGGCCGTGCGCAGCAGCAGGCATGGGGCTGCGACCACCAGGGCTCGCCAGCCCACAGCAACCCGTCCCTCCCTGCCCTGCAGGCTTCTGGAGAGTTTTGTGTTCTCGGTTATCCCACACAGGGAACCTGCAGCACCCCCTCCCCTGAAGCCTCCTCCCATTCCCCCAAGAGCTGCCTGTGAGCTGCATCAGGAATCTCAGGGATTCCAGCTCATCAGCGCCTCCTCCGGGCTGATCCAGAGGAGCCCAAGGAAAGGGAACAAACCCCCACTGGACGTGGGGAGGGATCGGATGGGGAGGCTGCCTTGAGGCTGCAAGGAAGAGGAGACAGCGTCTGGGGCCCAAGGCACAGACTCAGTCACTTCCTCCTGAACCTCAGGCACCTAAGGCCTACTCCATCCTGACTAAGGGGAGGCCAAAGTGCTGCCGGCCCTATGTTGGTGTGAGGCACCATGGCCCAGCAccaggggtggggacagggccTGATCCAGCAGTGCAGACAGCGAGGCCACAGGCGGGGATGCGGAGAGGCCAGCTGCTGGGGTGAGTGGGACAGGAAAGAGAAAACGGCTCGTTTGCCGCCAGAATCCACTGGCCTGAGGGGAGCCACCATCAGAGGCAACCAAAATCATTAAAATCAAGCAAGAAATGGGCcttggaggctgggtgcggtggctcgcgcccataatcccagcactttgggaggccgaggcaggtggatcaccggattacctgaagtcaggagttcaagaccatcctgggcaacatggtgaaaccctgtctccactaaaaagacaaaaattagctggacatagtggtgcacaccagtagtcccagctactatggaggctgaggcagaagaatcatttgaacccaggaggtggaggttgcagtgagctgagatcgcgccactccactccagcctgcgtgacagagcgagactttgtctaaaataaaaaagcgTCTTGGAGGCAAATGCAGGAGGAAGCAGGTTCCCAGTGAGCGGGCTGTGGAACCCACGCTGTGGGCTGGGGCAGGCGTCTCTCACCTGGCGGCCGGATGCCAGCGGCGGCCCGCAGAGCATTGTAGTTGGACACCCAGTTCTCGTGGTCCACGCTGCCCTTGTAGCCTACCACCTTCACCCACTCCGGGTTCTCATTCACCACGTCGCCTGTGGTGGTCGTCCACTCCTTGCCCAGGCCACCCACGTACAGATGCTCATCCTTCACTGCCAGCCACTCGGCCTTGAAGCCTGGTCAAGCAGAGCAGCGTCCTTAGGCCCTGCACCTGGCTCCTGCCCAGGGCCGGTCGGCTGCCCTCCCCACAGCTCCTGAAGGTTCAGTGACTACTCTCAAGTCACCTCTGATCCCCAACTCCCCGCTCCTCAAGCCGTAATCCCCAACCTCAGGATTATCCTTACAGGGTAGAAAAGCTGAAAAGTGACAGCACTCTGAAGGGGCGCGCGTGTCCCGGGGGTGTGCGTGTGCTGCCCTCGGCCACACCTGAGCTCTCACGGAGCATCACTCTAACGCCAGTGGCCAGAGAGGGGCGTGGTGCTGGGGCTCCCAGTCTTCCTTCCAGTGGATTTGTTCAGAagctgtttttgcttttaaactgatttatttaaaataagccTAACTTTGAAGGCTGCCACAGTTCAGGCTGTGTGGGAGCCTGTGTTCTTCCAGTGTATTCTTATCATCCCTACACCCTGGTGTTCtaacttctgtttgttttcccCAAATTCTGCCAGCTTCTTGCCCCTGAGAGCTGGAGCTGTGCCCCCTGAACTGCCCGAGACCACAGCAGCTTCTCTGCAGGGCCCTGGAGGGACCTGCCATCTCTTGGGCCCCTTGTGCGATGAGACATTCTCCACCCCGGGTCTTTCGTCCCTCCCGGATGACCTGAGCGCAGCCCAACCCCAACGCTCCCTTTACCCCGCTCTCCTCTCTATCCAAGGGAAGGACAGAACTACAGTAGGGTTGCCTAAAACCCTGACAAGTGCAAGGCAAGAAGTAGGTGACCAACACTTTGATACCTCAGGTGAGGTTGgtcccctgcccagccctgggcaAACACTGAAGATTTTCTCACCGGGTGTGGTGAGGGCCTGGCCGGCCATGAACTGCATGGGCCATTGTTTAGTGCAGTTCCTCCTTGACCTCAGAAAGCCTGCGGTGGCATTCAGCTTTCTAGAAGGTGGGGATCCACTGCCAGCTCAGACAAACGGAGCTCAGAGGAGCTGGCAGCTCCTCTGCCAGCGTCCTTGGCGCCTCCCCAGCTCCTCCCCGGAGGAAGACACTGGCCACCGTGCCTACCCAAAGCCTGTCCCTGCCCTGTGGAAGCAGCACCTCCTTCCTGGTGAACAAAAAGGCTGGCAGCAGGCTCCACTCCAGGAGGGTTGCTGCAGCTCACGCATGCCCTGCCCCTGCTGGGGTTCAGGGAGAGGAGGGCTGGGCAGCAGTTTACCCTTCAGTAACATGAAACCAAAGTCTGGGTTTTGAGTGAGAACCATCTGACCCCATGGCTTTCAAGGTAAGGCTCCTGGTGGGTACATCCCAGTGTGATCTTGAGAACCTTTGAAGGTGTAAAAAGGGCTGTGTTCTCAGAGGCTCTCAGAGCAGCAGCGGATACAGCCTAAAACATCCTGGACAGATTCCCCACGTCTCCCGCAGGCCTCTAGCAATCAGCTCTTACTCCTAGAAACCGCTCAGTGTGAAGTGACAGTAGGCTACGCTCCTGGCTCATGGTAAGGGGGCCACAGGTCAGAGCAAGAGGGAGAAGTGCTACCTCACCACGTCGCTGGCTTCTGGGTGTGTGAATTCTTTACTGTGTGCCTGTGTTTCCCAGCCAGGCCCTGagccccactccccacccacaCCTCCACAGAAACCTCAGGGTCCAGTTACCTTTCTCCACGGTGCCGTCGCCGTCGGACAGAATCACCCAGGGCACGGCTTTGCTGCCTTCGATCTGGTAGACGACCCCCGTCCGGTCATCCACGGAGTAGAGTTTCCCATTGAAGACAATCAGGTCGGAGAGCTCCATGCCTCTCCCCTTCTCCGCCAGGTGGGACTCCAGGACCCCATGGTCTTTGTCCCACTCCACGGCCACCTTGTCCCCACTGTCTGACAGGGTCAGGTAGCCCTTTTTCAGGTAACTGAACCAGGTGTTTTCCTCCTGGGCCCTTGACTCTGTGTCCAGGTCTGCGATAACTGCGATTCGGTACCGAATCCCAGCCGGTGTCCTTTGCGGGGGAGACAGGGGGTAGGTGTCATTGTACCAGCTGGCGGGCACCTGGCTGAGCCTCCAGTTGTGTGCATTGTGGGTGGGGGGCCTGCTGGGGGCCGGGCGGTGAGAGCAGAGCAGCCAGAGGATGGCGGCACTCACAAAGGACGGCAGGATCACCCTCCAGCGGGGGCGGAAGCGGGGGTCCGCGGCCTTGGTCATGGACGCCAGCACAGGAAGGCCCCCCACACTTATCCGGAGGGAGTGCATAGACTCATTCCATTCCGAGTGCTCAGACGGCTGCACGGGCATCAGCGTGACAGTCAGGCGGGACCTGCAcagccagggagggaggagagaagtcAGCGCCCCCACAAGCACAGTCACGTCTCAGTTCCTGAAGCTGCAGGCGCTGGAGGCTGACTTTTCCGGAAGAAACAGTATTGCCCTACTTTGTGGCCATTCTTACTCCCTTATCTTTGCTTGCTTTCATTCGGCAAGACGTGAAGTCTTTCCAGAGCAAAATTATTCCCTCTCCCCTGTCCCAGGTGGCAAGGTGGGAAGCTGAGTGAGAGAAGGAAGTTCCATGCAGGTTGGTGCTCTGGGGTCCCTCTAGAGAGAAGTGCAGGGGAGTCAGGCAGGAGGGGAAGGTTGACGGGTTGAGGTGGGATAGGATCACAGACAGGGTACATACAGGTCTGTATTTTACTCAAATGCCACCTCATTCaagaagccctccctgactgcCCTGCCGACATCACCCTCAGTCCCTGGGTCCTTGGCCCTTGTCCCCACCTGACGTCAGAGTATTGTATACAGTTACTGGTCTGTTTGTTTCTGTCTCCACCTCTGTATCCTGGCTCCTAGAACACGACCTGGCCTGGAGCAGACAGATGTGCAGTAAAGTGAAGCAGTCTCCAGTTCCTCTGGGTTAGGCTCCTGAAGCATTTGAATACAAAACAGATCCAGACCAAATAAAAACCCTCCTTTTTTGTATCTGTTGTTGTTTTAGGCAGTGTCTGTCCGCTGGTGCCTTTATATTAATGCAAATGACTGCAGGGACCAGAGTCTGAGCGGCTTGGGCTGCCTGGAGGCCAGGGTGTCTGTGCCTTGGCTCCAAAGAACTGCTGGGCTCAATGTGCAGCCAAGCCAGGCTGCAGGCCTCTCCCAGGTCACCCGCCACCCCAGGCGTGGCTCTGTGGCAGAGTCCTGGGGTCAGGATGCTGGTGGCGGCCAGGAACTGCAGCCCTTCACCGCTGCCGCCAACCCCACTTCCTGGGCATACAGCATGATGGCTCAGTGCAGCCACAGGGCGTCAGGCCCGCATCTACGCCGCCTTGATGAGAGCTGCCTGTCTCTGGACAGCCGCCAAGTACCACAATGGGGCGTGGGGAGATGGCTCCCGGTGCTCCGGTTCCATATCTCGGCCCTCCAACTACAACCCAGTGAATCCTGGCCTGAGAAGCTTCCCTGGCTGGGTCCTCCTTGAGAAAATAACAAAGCAGCAAACGTGTGCCTTTATGGGCAGACGCTGTCCTCCCTGCCAGGGCGCCTGGGAAGGGCTGGGGGACTCCAGTGGCTCTGTGCAATTCTGGGCCCCAAATATGTGGACCATGAGGCCCTGGTGCACGGCAGCCAGCGACAGACACCCCCACCAGAGACACCTCCTTCTCCACGCTGCAGGCTGCTTGGCTGAGAAGATGCAAAAACAGGGTGACAGTTCCACATGGAACTTTCAGACAGTCTTAGGTTTTAGCCCCAGGGTCAGGTTCGAGGAGTGAACAAGGCACATATGTGGGGCCTGCTGCTCAGAGTGAGCCTCCCAACAGCAGAGGGCGCCACCAGCAGTTCCTCTGGGCCGGCAGGGAAGACTCCACGCTCCCTTTAAGGAGCAGGCCTTTCAGGACCCCCTGAGGTGGTCACAGGGCTGGTCACAGGGCTGGTCACCGGGGCCTTCCTGGCAGCAAGGCTGAAGTTCCCAGTGCTGGACATCCTCCTCTGACCAcgcccaggccctgcccctccctgtTCCTTTTCTAGCCCCAAGGCTTCGAAACCCCGGCCAGGCCCAAGAGTCTCTGCTGAGCTCTGAATTACTCCGTCTTACCTCCTATGCAAATCCTacctacatttctttcttctttttttttttttgagacagggccttgctctgtcgcccaggctggattgcagtggcgtgatcatgctcactgcagcctcaacccctgaggctcaagcgatcctcccacctcagcctcccaagtagctgggaccacaggcgtgtgccactatgcacagctaatcttttttttttttttccttttgagacagagttttcctcttgttgcctaggctggagtgcaatggtgcaatctcggctcattgcaacctctgcctcctgggttcaagcgattctcctgcctcagactccctagtagctgggattacaggcatgcaccaccacgcctggctaattttgtatttttagtagagatggggtttctccatgttggtcaggctgatctcaaactcccgacctcaagtgatccacctgccttggcctcccacagtgctgggattacaggcgtgagccactgcacctggtgcacagctaattttcaatttttttatagagatgaggcctcgttatgttgtccaggccggtcttgaactgctgggctcaagtgatcctcctgtcttagcctcccagagtgctgggattacaggtgcgagcacTCACACTCCCACCTACCTGCATTTCTGACATGTGTCTTAGACATTTCAAGACCCGAGTCCCATGCAGCTCTTCCCTCAAGCCTACCTGCTCCTCATCTCCCCTCGGGAAGGGCAGTGGGGATGGGTGGCCACCATGTCCACAGTGGTCTGGTTCAAGCTCTCTCGGGACCCTGGGAGATGTGCTTTTCTGTGTGGATATTACACTTCGATAAAAACATAAGGCACTGCTGCCACGAAAAACCTGACTGGCCTCATCCTCCATTTTCCTTCCTCGGCACTGACTCCGTGGGCAGGTTCTGTCCTCTTCCACGGCCCTTCCTCACCATGCCATGCTGGCTGCCTCCCTCCACCCATCAGCTGCCTCTCCGCCCCTGACATTCCCCTACCCCCCCATGAAGTTGCTATGCCACCTGCCCCCCACCAACATCCCGACACTCCCTCTCACCACCTGCCATGAAGTGGCATCCATCAGATGGCACACTCCCAGCTTCAGCGGCTTCCTCAGCTCCTGGGGTGAACCCACTCTGCTCTGCTCCCGCTCAGCCCTCACACTGCACCATCTCCTCTGCCTGCCGGCTGGCTACATGCACCTCCTTCTATCCCCGACCACACTGGCCCTGGCAGAGCCTGCAGTTCCCCCTGCCTGGAACAGTCGGGCCTGCTCTTCCCACCGGCGGCTCAGTCTCTCCTACAGGGCATCAGCTCCCTGGGAAGACTCGCCTACGCACCCTCCCTCCCATGCGGCTCCGGCTCTCCCACCGCCCCTGCCTGGCTAGGTGATTATTTCTGCTCCCGGGGCAGGAACCTGGCCACTGTCAGAGCCCCAGCACCTGAACGCACTGCCAGGCAGGAAGCAGATGATCTGCGCACACTGGCTGAAGGCAAAGAGATGCCAGGTGGGCCATCAGCCACTTCTTTAACAGCCCCTCTGCACTCTGCCGGGGCCCACCTCAGTCATACTGTGAACCTGTGGCCTGGATCAAGCTGATCAGCTGCCACATCTGAGCTGCAGGCCCAGGAAGACGCTGCCTGCCGACACGGAACGACGGTGCCTGCCGACACGGGACGACGGTATGTACCGGCATAGAACGACGCTGCCTGCCGACACGGGACGACGGTATGTACCGGCAGAGACTGCTGTCAGACATTGTGATGTGTCGTCACCAGCCCCTGGAACCCTCATATTCTTCCCTGTTCAACTCCCCCAGCACTCCAGAGAGCCACTGTCCTCACCTTCGCCATTCCTGTCAAATCTCCGGCCCACTTCTCCCAGGAGACCACTCTGTGGCCACCTTCAGCAGCCGAGGCCCCTGGGTGGGGCCCACACGTGCCACTCAGGTCAGTTCCCCAAGCTGCTGGGCACCTGCTCTTCTGGTTCCTCCCTTCCATCCACAGGCCACCCAAGTCGCCCACCTTGTCACCATTTTACCTCCAGACCCTACACTCCCACAGACACTCAACTGCTACTGAATAAATGGCAAATCTGCGAAAGAATGAACACCCTTCCCTGAGTCCCCGGCACCTCTGTCCCTTCCCACCCCTGCCCAGGCCCCCTCGCCCACCATGGTGCAAAagcacccacacccacaccctctccttccctctcggCTAATCCTCAGAGGCAGCCGCCG encodes:
- the CANT1 gene encoding soluble calcium-activated nucleotidase 1 — protein: MPVQPSEHSEWNESMHSLRISVGGLPVLASMTKAADPRFRPRWRVILPSFVSAAILWLLCSHRPAPSRPPTHNAHNWRLSQVPASWYNDTYPLSPPQRTPAGIRYRIAVIADLDTESRAQEENTWFSYLKKGYLTLSDSGDKVAVEWDKDHGVLESHLAEKGRGMELSDLIVFNGKLYSVDDRTGVVYQIEGSKAVPWVILSDGDGTVEKGFKAEWLAVKDEHLYVGGLGKEWTTTTGDVVNENPEWVKVVGYKGSVDHENWVSNYNALRAAAGIRPPGYLIHESACWSDTLQRWFFLPRRASQERYSEKDDERKGANLLLSSSPDFGDIAVSHVGAVVPTHGFSSFKFIPNTDDQIIVALKSEEDSGRVATYIMAFTLDGRFLLPETKIGSVKYEGIEFI